The Heptranchias perlo isolate sHepPer1 chromosome 17, sHepPer1.hap1, whole genome shotgun sequence genome has a segment encoding these proteins:
- the abhd14a gene encoding protein ABHD14A isoform X2 → MHTCLFNRNRLLALLLVIGVILVVYYLLPPNQLDNTVPWPQAQRLGMANTKLLTVNVTVQETQNTGTFNIFYRETLPPAKDGESIPPRLEVLLLHGQAFSSKTWEDLGTLHLLAQQGYRAVAVDLPGFGNTPHVEIGKADKDRADFLLAFLNGVGLQTPVLVSPSMSGRFSISFLMFHNQRVKGFIPIAPVGTNDYSAEQYRKIQTPTLIVFGELDTNLGVQSLKNFRHLPHRTVFKIPAAHHACYLDEPHKFHNALLDFLTKFQ, encoded by the exons ATGCATACCTGTTTGTTTAATCGGAACAGACTGCTGGCCCTCCTGCTTGTTATTGGTGTCATACTTGTGGTCTATTATTTGCTTCCCCCCAACCAACTGGACAACACTGTCCCCTGGCCGCAAGCTCAGAGACTCGGCATGGCCAACACTAAACTACTAACAGTCAATGTCACTGTGCAAGAAACCCAAAATACAGGAACCTTCAATATTTTCTACCGGGAAACACTACCCCCAGCAAAGGATGGAGAAAGCATCCCACCTAG ATTGGAGGTACTACTGCTACATGGACAGGCCTTCAGCTCCAAGACCTGGGAGGATCTGGGAACGCTCCACCTGCTAGCGCAACAAGGATACAGAGCTGTAGCCGTGGACTTACCAG GGTTTGGGAATACCCCACACGTGGAGATTGGGAAAGCAGACAAGGACAGAGCTGACTTCCTGTTAGCATTCCTGAACGGTGTGGGACTGCAGACCCCAGTGCTGGTCAGCCCATCGATGAGTGGTCGCTTCTCCATTTCATTCCTCATGTTTCATAACCAGCGAGTGAAGGGCTTCATCCCTATTGCACCTGTTGGAACAAATGACTACAGTGCTGAGCAGTATCGGAAAATCCAG ACCCCAACCCTGATTGTATTTGGAGAATTGGACACAAATCTGGGTGTGCAGTCCCTGAAGAATTTCAGACACCTTCCGCATCGCACTGTCTTCAAAATACCAGCAGCTCATCACGCTTGTTACCTCGATGAGCCACACAAGTTCCATAACGCTTTACTGGACTTCCTAACTAAATTTCAGTGA